One Gadus morhua chromosome 13, gadMor3.0, whole genome shotgun sequence genomic window carries:
- the LOC115557377 gene encoding odorant receptor 131-2-like, protein MDTYYGSQIASKLFRVDPRYILFIHLVLNDIIQLSLSGLLVVIWYIFNTINVSFCCLLLVIPICTTLNTPLNLACMAVECYVAVCFPMRYLQICTVKRTYILIGLIWGASAISILPDIFLLMIVEPPSFFHTRVLCSRDTVFRSSIQKRNTSHIICLVVVWLTLFFTYFNVLFAAKAANADVKKARNTLLLHGFQLLLCMMTYIMPIFQAALLYLFPQHFYDITFALYVFIQVMPRFLSPIVYGLRDKKFRNYLSRYLMCEVIIKTKPNHHNHKAGF, encoded by the exons atggacacatattacggttctcagattgcttcaaag CTCTTTAGGGTGGACCCTCGATacatcctcttcatccaccTGGTTCTCAACGATATCATCCAGCTGTCGTTGTCTGGGCTTCTGGTCGTTATCTGGTACATCTTCAACACCATCAACGTTTCTTTCTGCTGCCTCCTGCTGGTCATCCCCATCTGCACTACCCTCAACACCCCTCTCAACTTGGCCTGTATGGCAGTGGAGTGCTATGTAGCTGTGTGCTTCCCTATGCGTTACCTACAGATTTGCACTGTGAAGAGAACCTACATCCTGATAGGTTTGATTTGGGGGGCGAGTGCCATCTCCATCCTACCCGACATCTTCCTGCTCATGATAGTGGAGCCTCCAAGCTTCTTTCATACCAGGGTTCTCTGCTCCCGGGACACAGTCTTCAGGAGCAGCATCCAGAAGAGGAACACCTCCCACATCATCTGTCTAGTTGTGGTCTGGCTAACCTTGTTCTTCACCTATTTCAATGTTCTGTTCGCGGCCAAGGCGGCCAACGCAGATGTGAAGAAGGCGAGGAACACTCTGCTTCTGCATGGCTTCCAGCTCCTGCTCTGCATGATGACTTACATAATGCCCATATTTCAGGCGGCCCTGCTGTACCTTTTCCCCCAGCATTTCTACGACATTACGTTCGCCTTATATGTCTTCATTCAGGTCATGCCACGCTTCCTAAGCCCCATTGTTTATGGACTAAGAGATAAGAAGTTCCGGAACTATCTCAGTAGATATTTGATGTGTGAAGTCATCataaaaaccaaaccaaaccatcaCAATCACAAAGCAGGATtctaa
- the LOC115557142 gene encoding odorant receptor 131-2-like — MGNSSSAVLLRDTLTTAVAKNVIVVALCISINYINGTLVHTFSKHEIFRMNPRYNLFIHLVLNDMIQLSLSGLLHVISYMFYTINVSFCCLLLVISICTTLNTPLNLACMAVECYVAVCFPMRYLQICTMKRTYILIGLIWGASAISILPDIFLLGIMKPPSFFHSRVFCTRDMVFRSSIQKRNTSHIICLVVVWITLFFTYFNVLFAAKTANADVKKARNTLLLHGFQLLLCMMTYIVPMSETALFYFFPQQKLAVVFTFYVFVQIMPRFLSPIIYGVRDKTFRNYLKRYLMCKVKKMLV; from the exons ATGGGTAACTCCTCCTCAGCTGTACTCTTAAGGGATACGTTAACTACTGCCGTCGCCAAGAATGTCATCGTCGTAGCCCTCTGCATCTCCATCAACTACATCAACGGCACCCTGGTCCATACCTTCTCCAAACACGAG ATCTTTAGGATGAACCCTCGATACAACCTTTTCATCCACCTGGTTCTCAACGACATGATCCAGCTGTCGTTGTCTGGGCTTCTGCACGTAATCAGCTACATGTTCTACACCATCAATGTTTCTTTCTGCTGCCTCCTGCTGGTCATCTCCATCTGCACTACCCTCAACACCCCTCTCAACCTGGCCTGTATGGCAGTGGAGTGCTATGTAGCTGTGTGCTTCCCTATGCGTTACCTACAGATTTGCACTATGAAGAGAACCTACATCCTGATAGGTTTGATTTGGGGGGCGAGTGCCATCTCCATCCTACCCGACATCTTCCTGCTCGGGATCATGAAGCCTCCAAGCTTCTTTCATAGCAGGGTGTTCTGCACCCGGGACATGGTCTTCAGGAGCAGCATCCAGAAGAGGAACACCTCCCACATCATCTGTCTAGTTGTGGTCTGGATAACCTTGTTCTTCACCTATTTCAATGTTCTGTTCGCGGCCAAGACGGCCAACGCAGATGTGAAGAAGGCGAGGAACACTCTGCTTCTGCATGGCTTCCAGCTCCTGCTCTGCATGATGACTTACATAGTGCCCATGTCTGAGACGGCCCTATTTTACTTTTTCCCCCAGCAAAAACTTGCCGTTGTCTTCACCTTCTACGTCTTTGTTCAGATCATGCCACGTTTCCTAAGCCCCATCATTTATGGAGTAAGAGATAAAACGTTCCGGAATTATCTCAAGAGATACCTGATGTGTAAA GTGAAAAAAATGCTGGTTTAG
- the LOC115557143 gene encoding odorant receptor 131-2-like: MGNSSSAVLLRDTLTTAVAKNVIVVALCISINYINGTLVHTFSKHEIFRMNPRYNLFIHLVLNDMIQLSLSGLLHVISYMFYTINVSFCCLLLVITICTTLNTPLNLACMTVECYVAVCFPMRYPQICTVKRTYILIGLIWGASAISILPDIFLLVIMKPPSFFHTRVFCTRDMVFRGGIQKRNTSHIICLVVVWLTLFFTYFNVLFAAKAANRDVKKARNTLLLHGFQLLLCMMTYIVPMFKTALFYLFPQQKLAVVFTFHVFVQIMPRFLSPIIYGVRDKTFRNYLKRYLMCKVSKNKQNVIAIT, encoded by the exons ATGGGTAACTCCTCCTCAGCTGTACTCTTAAGGGATACGTTAACTACTGCCGTCGCCAAGAATGTCATCGTCGTAGCCCTCTGCATCTCCATCAACTACATCAACGGCACCCTGGTCCATACCTTCTCCAAACACGAG ATCTTTAGGATGAACCCTCGATACAACCTTTTCATCCACCTGGTTCTCAACGACATGATCCAGCTGTCGTTGTCTGGGCTTCTGCACGTAATCAGCTACATGTTCTACACCATCAACGTTTCTTTCTGCTGCCTCCTGCTGGTCATCACCATCTGCACTACCCTCAACACCCCCCTCAACCTGGCCTGTATGACAGTGGAGTGCTATGTAGCTGTGTGCTTCCCTATGCGTTACCCACAGATTTGCACTGTGAAGAGAACCTACATCCTGATAGGTTTGATTTGGGGGGCGAGTGCCATCTCCATCCTACCCGACATCTTCCTGCTCGTGATCATGAAGCCTCCAAGCTTCTTTCATACCAGGGTGTTCTGCACCCGGGACATGGTCTTCAGAGGGGGCATCCAGAAGAGGAACACCTCCCACATCATCTGTCTAGTTGTGGTCTGGCTTACCTTGTTCTTCACCTATTTCAATGTTCTGTTTGCGGCCAAGGCGGCCAACAGAGATGTGAAGAAGGCGAGGAACACTCTGCTTCTGCATGGCTTCCAGCTCCTGCTCTGCATGATGACTTACATAGTGCCCATGTTTAAGACGGCCCTATTTTACCTTTTCCCCCAGCAAAAACTTGCCGTTGTCTTTACCTTCCACGTCTTTGTTCAGATCATGCCACGTTTCCTAAGCCCCATCATTTATGGAGTAAGAGATAAAACGTTCCGGAATTATCTCAAGAGATACCTGATGTGTAAAGtaagcaaaaacaaacaaaacgtcATAGCAATCACATAG
- the LOC115557141 gene encoding odorant receptor 131-2-like → MHLVVNDMFLLSQMSLLLLTDLLFNINVAICICLLLIIVCTNTNTPLNLAVMALEGYIAVCFPLRHAQICSPLGFFLSRVFCVGDRVFRNPLLKEKRDASYIIFLVLVWFILFYTYFKILFAAKGASADAKKARNTVVLHGFQLLRACSPQLIYGLRDRTFRKLLLNVLPGYRVRDLRTLNESLVGRNSSALLITETFTTVVAKNVIVVVLCISINYINGTLVHTFTKHQLFRVNPRYILFIHLVLNDMIQLSISGLLVVIWYTFYTINVSFCCLLLVISICTSLNTPLNLACMAVECYVAVCFPMRYLQICTVKRTYILIGLIWGVSAISILPDIFLLVIVEPPSFFHARVICIRDMVFRSSIQKRNTSHIICLVVVWLTLFFTYFNVLFAAKAANADVKKARNTLLLHGFQLLLCMMTYIQPLLQAALLYLFPQHIYESLFALYVLIQVMPRFLSPIVYGVRDKKFRNYLSRYLMCEVIIKTKPNHHNHKAGF, encoded by the exons ATGCACCTGGTGGTCAATGACATGTTCCTTCTCTCCCAAatgtccctgctgctgctgactgACCTCCTGTTCAACATCAATGTGGCAATCTGCATCTGCCTGCTCCTAATCATCGTCTgcactaacactaacacacCGTTGAACCTAGCGGTGATGGCGCTGGAGGGCTACATCGCCGTCTGCTTTCCTCTCCGCCATGCCCAGATCTGCTCG CCCCTGGGTTTCTTCCTATCCAGGGTCTTCTGTGTTGGGGACAGAGTCTTCAGAAACCCCCTCCTCAAAGAGAAGAGGGACGCCTCCTACATCATCTTCCTGGTCCTTGTCTGGTTCATCCTCTTCTACACATATTTCAAAATCCTATTCGCTGCCAAGGGTGCTTCAGCAGATGccaaaaaggcaaggaacacagTGGTCCTCCACGGCTTTCAGCTGCTACGAGCATGCTCAC CCCAGCTCATCTACGGCCTCAGAGACAGGACCTTCCGGAAGCTCCTGCTTAACGTtctgccagg GTATAGGGTAAGAGATCTCAGAACACTGAATGAGTCGTTGGTCGGGAGAAATTCCTCAGCTCTCCTTATTACAGAAACGTTTACTACAGTCGTCGCCAAGAACGTCATTGTCGTGGTGCTCTGCATCTCCATCAACTACATCAACGGCACCCTGGTCCATACCTTCACCAAACATCAG CTCTTTAGGGTGAACCCTCGATacatcctcttcatccaccTGGTTCTCAACGATATGATCCAGCTGTCGATTTCTGGGCTTCTGGTCGTTATCTGGTACACCTTCTACACCATCAACGTTTCTTTCTGCTGCCTCCTGTTGGTCATCTCCATCTGCACTAGCCTCAACACCCCTCTCAACCTGGCCTGTATGGCAGTGGAGTGCTATGTAGCTGTGTGCTTCCCTATGCGTTACCTACAGATTTGCACTGTGAAGAGAACCTACATCCTGATAGGTTTGATTTGGGGGGTGAGTGCCATCTCCATCCTACCCGACATCTTCCTGCTCGTGATAGTGGAGCCTCCAAGCTTCTTTCATGCCAGGGTTATCTGCATCCGGGACATGGTCTTCAGGAGCAGCATCCAGAAGAGGAACACCTCCCACATCATCTGTCTAGTTGTGGTCTGGCTAACCTTGTTCTTCACCTATTTCAATGTTCTGTTCGCGGCCAAGGCGGCCAACGCAGATGTGAAGAAGGCGAGGAACACTCTGCTTCTGCATGGCTTCCAGCTCCTGCTCTGCATGATGACTTACATACAGCCCCTACTTCAGGCAGCCCTGCTGTACCTTTTCCCCCAACATATCTATGAAAGTTTGTTCGCCTTATATGTCTTAATTCAGGTCATGCCACGCTTCCTAAGCCCCATTGTTTATGGAGTAAGAGATAAGAAGTTCCGGAACTATCTCAGTAGATATTTGATGTGTGAAGTCATCataaaaaccaaaccaaaccatcaCAATCACAAAGCAGgattctaa
- the LOC115557140 gene encoding odorant receptor 131-2-like: protein MDEYRVRDLRTLNESLVGRNSSALLFTETYSTIVTKTVVLVALCISINYINGTLVHTFTKHQLFRVDPRYILFIHLVLNDIIQLSLSGLLIAIWYIFNTINVSFCCLLLVIAICTTLNTPLNLACMAVECYVAVCFPMRYLQICTVKRTYILIGLIWGASAISILPDIFLLVIVEPPSFFHARVICIRDMVFRSSIQKRNTSHIICLVVVWLTLFFTYFNVLFAAKAANADVKKARNTLLLHGFQLLLCMMTYIQPLFQAALLYLFPQHINDSRFALYVLIQVMPRFLSPIIYGVRDKKFRNYLSRYLMCEVKSS, encoded by the exons ATGGACGA GTATAGGGTAAGAGACCTCAGAACACTGAATGAGTCGTTGGTCGGGAGAAATTCCTCAGCTCTCCTTTTTACAGAAACGTATTCTACAATCGTCACCAAGACCGTCGTTCTCGTGGCGCTCTGCATCTCCATCAACTACATCAACGGCACCCTGGTCCATACCTTCACCAAACATCAG CTCTTTAGGGTGGACCCTCGATacatcctcttcatccaccTGGTTCTCAACGATATCATCCAGCTGTCGTTGTCTGGGCTTCTGATCGCTATCTGGTACATCTTCAACACCATCAACGTTTCTTTCTGCTGCCTCCTGCTGGTCATCGCCATCTGCACTACCCTCAACACCCCTCTCAACTTGGCCTGTATGGCAGTGGAGTGCTATGTAGCTGTGTGCTTCCCTATGCGTTACCTACAGATTTGCACTGTGAAGAGAACCTACATCCTGATAGGTTTGATTTGGGGGGCGAGTGCCATCTCCATCCTACCCGACATCTTCCTGCTCGTGATAGTGGAGCCTCCAAGCTTCTTTCATGCCAGGGTTATCTGCATCCGGGACATGGTCTTCAGGAGCAGCATCCAGAAGAGGAACACCTCCCACATCATCTGTCTAGTTGTGGTCTGGCTAACCTTGTTCTTCACCTATTTCAATGTTCTATTCGCGGCCAAGGCGGCCAACGCAGATGTGAAGAAGGCGAGGAACACTCTGCTTCTGCATGGCTTCCAGCTCCTGCTCTGCATGATGACTTACATACAGCCCCTATTTCAGGCAGCCCTGCTGTACCTTTTCCCCCAGCATATCAACGACAGTAGGTTCGCCTTATATGTCTTAATTCAGGTCATGCCACGCTTCCTAAGCCCCATTATTTATGGAGTAAGAGATAAGAAGTTCCGAAACTATCTCAGTAGATATTTGATGTGTGAAGTCAAGTCATCataa